A window of Rhododendron vialii isolate Sample 1 chromosome 11a, ASM3025357v1 genomic DNA:
tcaactctacaCCAGCATACCCCCAAGGGAATGGACAAGCCGAGGCTACAAACAAGACCGTCTGCGCCGGGATCAAGCGACGACtaaactccaagagaggaaaatgggctgaggaACTTCCTCGTGTTCTttgggcttaccgttctacacCACGGCGCTCAACTGGCCAAACccccttttcaatggcattcggcatggaggcaGTAATCCCACTGGAGTCTAAGTTCCCCACTCTGAGGACTGAGAATTTcgatccaaagactaatgaagaggcagtggaacaagaattgattttggcaaaGGAAAAACGCGATGACGCTCAGCTAAAGCTCGCCGAATACCAACAACAAGTAGCAAGgggctacaaccgaagtgttcgaaccaagaccttcaaaccagaagacttggtttggcgaaaggtggtgcaagctagcaagaagcagaaGTTCAAACCCAACTAGGAAGGTCCCTTTCATGTTGTCAAAATCGTTGGTGAAGGTGCCTACGTactggaggacatgaatgggaaagttctaactaacccatggaatgcacagaacctcaagaaggcatacatgtagccgAAATCCCAACAGTGtgcctcatgttcggccactgcctttccatttttcctttaTTGGCTTCGGTCcatgtttttacattttaaccTGTCCTTCACGATTGTGgaatcaaagaaattttatctggCAGTCGTCATTAACAGTTCCAAATTCCTTTCcatttactttatattttacCTTGGCTTATTTGGCCAaccacaaacgttgacctcggtcacacccacaaatgGCTCCTATGCCtctgcttcggccactattaccgcccaaaagaagcaaaacggacaTACGATCCACCGAACCCAAAAACACACAATATGGCTGAAATTTGGGCTTCGATACGGCTTGGCAAGACTCTGAGGTCGGCCACAGCCTGGTTACACTCacattttggtgagcaaaccacccacaaacattacaACACTTAATCACCTCGGCTAAGGGCTAGCAACTTGACCGAGCCCCAAACCACGGATGTGCGCCCTCCACAACTTTGGCGATTAACCTTAGTATCATCCGCGAAACTAGCAACTGGCCGAGAACAAAACACGCTCGGCAAACTCTCTTCTATTACTCTACTTTGGTTCAAGCTCGGCAATACCTACAGCTAGCAACTTCAACAATTGAACATTTCTACCACTaggccgaacccaaaccaaagtgggggctacagaATAACTATTACACCATTAAACCAGTGCTCGGCAACATATCACATCAACATCTCTACTACAACCTAGGCTCGGCTTTGTTATCACTATGCATTATTCAAAGCTCGgcaaacaccaaaatgatgaAGCAGTTTCTACTTTGCTACATGTCAACATAACTCAGCCGACCCAAAACCATAGAAGGAGCTACGGATAACCATGATCTCAAACAAATCTCAAAACAAGCAAGTATGACGAATTCAAGGAAGCATTACAAAAAGACATTACATTCAAGCTCGGCGAAACGTTCAAAGCTAGTATTCATTACATCTGAAACGGCAAAATCCAAACTCGGATCCGTCCAGtccaaaagttttgaaaaataaaaacaacaaaaactcaAGCTTGAGAAACGTCCTTCTCAGCCATAGCAGCATCAGCCTCGGCAGCAGTCTCTGCAACCTTCTCAACTTCCTTAGGCTGCTGCTAGGTGTCCTCAGCCACCTTCTCCCCATCAGAGCCGTCTAGACCTTCAGCATCGGCCTTTGTAAAGTCTTCAACTTCGTCGTCACTATCTGGGAACTCCTCTGGAGGAAGAGGCTCACACTCCTCGGCAGTATAAGGAAGTTCGAGCTCGAGAACCACCGCTGCTGGAATTATAGACAAATCAAGCTCCATCTTCATCGTTTCACCGACAGCCTTCACGCCGGCCTTATACCCCGCTCGATACGCGATCGGGACCCTCGCCTTGACTTCGTCATTTACCATCGATCTAGCCTCCCTCAAGTACTCGAGACCAGCTCGGTCATACCCAGTTTGATAGGCCTTCTCATCCACctccttcatcttcctcttttcCCTCCTCAAAACCTGACCAAGCTCACGCTCGGCCTTCTTAAGTTTGTCAGCCATCTCCTCTTTCTCCTTCTCCAGCTCGGTGATTTGAGCCTTCGCCATTTTAAGGCTCCCTTTATAACTTCGGGACTTCTCACACTCGACCTTCAGATCGTCATAAAAGCGACCCCGCTCGGCTGTCAAGAGTTCGGCTTTCTGAGAAGCACGAAGAATAGCTTGGCTGGCCTGCATAATATCAGGAACACGAAACTCACAAATATCCTcgaaaatggaagaaacaagGAAAAAGCTGGGCTCGGATATATACCTATACAACATAGGCACTGGCATGGACCAGACTCGGCAAGAGCTCATCTGGAACCTTTGCCATATCGTTTGGCAAAGCAAGACCTTGGAGCATGGTAGGGGCTAAACCAGGCTCCAGCTTAACACTGTCATTGACAGAGATAATTCGCCCCTCAGACGTCGTGTATGAAGGAGCGAACTCCTGCACCATTGCTCGGCCACCCGAGCCTCCAGATCTGTCTGCTGCCTTCGACCCACCTGCGGCAGACGACTCAGTCTGGTCCTTCTCTCTTCGAGTCGGCGTCGGCGGCCTATTCGAGATTGTTGCTTGAGCAATTTTTTGCTTCTTGGAAGCAGGCTCGGCAGCAGCAGCATCCTTTTGCCGAGCCAAGACCCCATCTCTGAGGTTCATTCGTACGACATTTCTCTTGCCCATATCTTCGGCAAATGCAGGAATTAGAGTTTGCAGGGGAGGAACGTTCAGACCTGGGAAAAAAGATGGTTGGCTTTCTTGAAACCAGAAGTCCGCCGACTTCTTCAAAGTTGGAAATTTAACCCTTGGAGCTTTGGCCTTCGTGCTCGGCTTGTCAAACTTCTTTTTTCCTCCAACCTCCTTGCTCGGCCCCGctcccttctttcttctcttcaaCTTCCCCTTGTACGAAGGGTCGTAACCTAATAACGTTGGCGCGTCACGGCAGATCTGGGCCTTCAACGTCTCTACATTCTTTTCGTCGGCTAAGTCTTGTTGTCGCTTTGTGATTGACCGGTGATCTGTGAAAAGTTAATGGCCAGACAATTGTCAGGGGCTGTTTCCAAAGAAAAAATACGATTGGCGAGATGAAGAAAAGTAAAACAACCTCgaaaatcttttatcttcgGCACCGAGAACAGCCGTGCCACTTGATCGCCAAATTCATAATTACCACTAACTTCAACATAGAAATTAGCCCATTTATCGGTGTCGGGGAGCCCGTCTATCAATGGCTCCTTGCCACCACGCGTCGATAAGTACCTACGGTCGGTCTTGCCGTGCCTGGACATGATGTACGTATGAAAGACGTCGGCTACGTTGAACTCAAGGTTGTGGAGTTCTTTCAATTTGATCACGGCCATCACTATCCTAAAGCTGTTGATAGCAAAGTAGTGAGGAACAAGCCCGAACTTGGCAAGCAGCTCCCTCAAAAAGGGGTGAAGAGGGAATCTGAGGCCAGCTTCACATATAGCCATAAGGGGAACCGTTATGTGCTCGGGACGGTGTTCCACCTTATCTCTAATACGATTGCTGGCCATTTGACTAACTACAACATCATCAGGGATGTTGTATGTTCGGCAAAAATCTGCGTATTCGTGGGGCTGACCGCTAAAGTAATAAGCATAAGGACAGACTTGACCTCTTTCGTAAAGATCAGCAATCTCCCTGTCCTCGGACGCAGTATCACTCAGCCTAGGGTGTGACGACGTTGTAGCCTCGGCCGAGGGATTGAACCTAGACTCGGCTTCGGGCCCTAACTCGGGTTCGGTGTCAAAACGAGTGGAAGTTGAAAAGGTGATCTCTGGTTCGGTGTTAAATCTCCCGTACTCATAGTCACGCTCGGCGTTGGAATCATCAGTATCCGACATGTTTGAAGAAATTGAAGAAGACTGACGTCGGCGCCTGTGCCTCGCCAAGTACTCTCGGATAATCAAATCCCCCGAGTCGTCCCCCGAGCTTTCAGAATCGGAAGAAATAACAATgattgggtgagccagacctaacaaaaacaagaagtaAACAAATGAGAAACCTCGTCGTCGGCCAGAAGGCAAGGGATCTCTACGCTCGGCAAATTTATTGGCCCACCCTATTGTCTCTTCAAAGTTCAAGCTCGGGAGACACTAAAACTCGAAACGGGGCTCGGCCTATCTACATCGCTGGGCTCGGTAAAATCCAAAGTCGGCCAAGCACAGACATCATAGCGATCTGTGCTCGGAAGAACagtttgaagatgaagatgaacagTTCGCTCATCTCCAGGTCTCGTACTGTTCACTTGGAACCAAAAAGACCTCAAACACCCAGGAAAACGGGGAAAAATCCAGGAAAGTTGCAAGAAAAGTAAAGAGAAGCAGGAAACGAGTTCATACCCGGGATTTGGGATGAGATCTGGTGCTGAAGCTGTTAGGAATCAATGACAGAAGATGAACGGTTGATGGGAAGAGCTCaacaatggagttctagagagagagagaacgtggcccttctctctcctcgcaTCGTCCTTTATATAGGGCTAGGGTTTAAGATTTGAAACTCCCGCCCATCATTGCATCGCCGAACCTCTAGCCATACAGCACATGACACGTGGTGGGGAAAGGACAGCCTGCAGAGCTTGCCAGCCGTCTCCCTGTCAACCATAAAGCGACATCTGCCATCCTTCCACTTTAAGTTTCTACCAACGAATGAGATCACTTCAGAAAGAAAAATGGACCAGGCTCGGTAAAATTTCACCTTTAACATAAGATTGCGTTTTGACGATCGATAGGTTCGGCTGAGATCCTATTTCAATCTCTACCTCGCGTTCGGCATCggcagagattgaggggctattgtagcagacCGAACATGGAATTTTTGCTATGGTGCGAGCCAAGCTCAAATCCATACCGGGCACAGATCTCGAGCACGGCACCCGTCCCTATGATTCATCACCACTCCACACCGGCACGGGCTCGGCGGAAGACAACTCCGTGTTCGACATCCACCCTCGGGGCTTCGCATGGGACGCATCCTTCTCGCCGGTCACGCGCCAGGGTCGGCTAGGGTCATGCTCGGCCGCCCGCGGAGCATGGCCGCTGCCGACGACGGCTAGCTGTTAGGTTGTGCGTCGTCCTGCGTGTAAAAATGGTTATAACGAGAAGATAaacatgagcgcacatgggaaTGCCAGCTCACTCCCAGaagcggttaccagatctattcaGTGACGTCACATATGACGTCGCCTGACCCACGCAAGGCATGTGcctgtacttggagagcaagctaaggggactctataaatactgagGGAGAACGCCTGTCGACGGGTACGCACTCATATACGCAATTACTCACTCAAACCCTAGTTTGCTCCCTTTCTCTCTGCACATTACTTAttctctcgccggagggccttgccgggacaacccccggcccggccttagtcgtgcgctccctgtgcaggctaggagaagactcaacCACCAAGCCACCAACGGAGGAGAAGGTCGAGGATCATGGGCCACACACTATGGCTGGGAGAGACCCTGAGTTCCAAAGGCGTCTCCTGGGGCGCAGGCTGAGGGCGGAGAAAGGGGACGCGTCGTATGCTCAGCTGTTGGAGTTTTGGACGGAGCCCCCGGAGGGTAGAGTTCaggaggagcagatggcgaggtgTTTCTTGTTGTATGTGCTCGGTGCGTCTCTATTTCCCAACAGATGCAATCGAGTGCACTTGTCGTTCCTGCCGACCTTGAGGAATATCGGGGAGATTGCCCATTTCAACTGGGGTGACGCAGCTTTGGGGGCGTGCTACGCCTTCATGGGAtctctttcccgaggagctGGGAAGAGCCTTAGCAGCTATTGGCGAGTCTGGGAGGCATACCTCGAATccttccttttcatttttagttagCTTTCCATTCACGTACTTATATCATTTCATGCTAACCCTTGATGCTTTGAATTCTGTAGCTCTGGACATACGAGGTACTGGACATGTACCCTCCCACGACGTCATGTCCCGACGATACGATACTCCCTCGGGCCCTCCGTTGGTCAAAGGAGTATCGGGGAGTGAAGAAGGGAAAGGGTGACCTGAACGCCTATCGGCTGTACTTAGACGAGCTGCGTCCCGACCGGGTATCTATGCACCTTTGGCTTCTCAATTTACATTACCCGTGTATTTCCATTGGATTGATTTCTTGATGCATGCTTCCCGTTGTAGGTACATTGGCGCATCTGGGATCGTTTCGAGATTCCATATGTGGCCCAGAGTAGGGAGGTGACGAGAGGGAGGATGTTGCTTGAGTCCCCTTACGGCTGggagtggtacttgggtgaccgggtATCACATCAGTCGTTAAGGCTGGATGCTTTTTGAGTCCCAGGGCCACTTCCTCCTTTTGTTCAGAGGACAAGCGAGTACACGCTGGAGGAGGTGGAGCGGTTCACACAGCCGGACTCTCAGCTTGAGCCATTGTTTCAGGCCGGTGCTGACTATGCAGAGTACCAGGCTCAGTGCCTGATGCAGGGCTTTGGGATCCATGCTGCCTGGGACGCCCGACGGCAAGTGCAAGGTGTTGGAGGTGGTAGGAGAGGCaggggaggaaggagaggagaTGGAGGCAGAGGAGGCGAGAGCTCCCGTGGTGGCGATGCAAGCCAGAGCGAGGCTAGGTTGCCTGTGCTGTCCTGGACGGTGGACGTGGTGACCGCTCAGGGAGTCCCTAGCCTTGTGGAGGTGCCACATCCTTCAGTCGAGCCTCCGGAGTTCGTTGCTCAGGTATAATTTACTTTCATTTCCTTCGTATGTCTTATCACTGTTACTGCATTTTCTAATTCTTTCCTTTCAATGTACAGGTGACTTCGGAGTATGCTAGGGAGATGGCGGCGGCGATGATGGGCCTGGAGCAGCTGGTGCGGCAATACGCCATGGGCCACTCCCCACTTGCACTGACTCGTGCTGGAGGGATGATAGTAAACCCTTTACTCTTAGTTGCTCTCTATTACCCTTATTCATGATTATGATGTGAATGCTTTATGAATGTTATTGCAAGCTAGAGGAGGAGCGACTCGGGGGTTACGCAGGAAGTTTGTTCGCATGCCTACGCAACAGGCTTCCTCTGCGAGCTCTCGAGAGGAGCGTCCGTCAAAGAGACAGCGGCACTCTGGCGGCATTGAGGAGGAGCCTATTGCCACTTCAGACGAGACTGAGGAGCTTACAAATATCGATCTGGAGGATACCTCTGGCAGTACTGTGCCCAGAGTGACTCGTACTCAGGAGGTTGTTAGCTCTGAGGCagaggaggaggacgaggatgaggactgagtttcctcttttgcttttgtcttttgatggAGCCTGCGTGCTTCCTTTTATAGGGTGCCTGTTTACCCTTGGTAGGTAGGATTTTGAGCATCGGGCTTGCATGCCTTGTCTTGGACTTCGACTCATGGATCCCTTTGGGATTGTATATGCAGAGATTACCTTTTCATTGtcttttgttgtttaatttcttttattgcTATTGTTTAAAGAAAATTGAGTAACCAAGACTATTACTGTAATGTGCAACCAGCCAATTATCCAAAAATGAGTCGGGTACGCAGTTTTTGCAAGGATAGATATGCTAACAAAGAAGTAAAATATGactgtttttggaaaaattgatgTCTCACCTGAGAATATACACAAATGCCCTTGTCAAAGGTTCGAATATGACTGTGACTGCCCTTGAATTCTTGACATATAACTCGGAAATTCATCTTTATGTTTAGAACATGCTACAAAACTAAGGAAATGTTGACTTTGGAAGGTGACAACTTCGAATTTTGACTCGGGACTTGAACCGGAACTCAAACCAAGTCACTTTTGACCATAGTGACCTGTGAGACTCGAAGAAATGACTTGAAACAAACCAAGACGCGATTTGACACCTTGACATGGCTTAGAAACGGGATTATGTCGACTTTTCGTACTATGACCTTGAATCTCGGGAGTTAACTCGAAACGAAACGGCCCTGAAGTCCCAAATACATGTTGGAGTGTGTTCTGGTGGTTAATAGTGCCCTGAGATACATCAAATCCATTACATGCTTTTGCTGTCAAAAACTTCAGAAATGCAGACACAGTATGCCGCGCGAGCTTTTAAAACGCCGTGCGTTGTGTCATAAGATTCCACGGTATATTAGTGAAATACCGTGATGATTTTTCTGGTTTGGATATGCCGCACGTGGCTTCAATATGCCGTGCGTGGTTGTTTTTTTGACAACCTGCATTTTGTTATTTCCCAAGACGGATTTGCACGATGGTTGAAGTTTGACTTGTGTAGTGGCATTTCTGAGCCAGTGCATGTCTGTATTGTGTTCCCATGCTATGACCAAGCCTTTTCTTATGCAAGACTCATGggaaatttgaacttttgaaacCCGAGGCACTTTGAAAGTTGAAATTGTCTCCTCCATCCCCCTTATAAATTTTGGCCAAATTCTTTCCATCTCACTCGGCTCTTATTCTTCTGAAGCTCATTCTTCCTCTTAATGGCCCTTTCGCTCACCGGTTCGCTCCGTCCATGGCTAGCTTCAATGGAGGGCGTTGATTGGCTCAACTTCCGAGCCCATGGTCTTTACTCTATGAGGTATCTTCGCAACGTCTTTACCCCGAGCTTTTGAGGCCAGCTGCGAGTTTTTGGGATCCCGAGGTCCATGTGTTTCGTTTTGGCGAGCAAGAACTTTGTCCTACCATGGAAGAGTTTCGTGCCTACCTTGGCAGTTTCGGCTCGGGAGAAGTCATTATCCCTCTTGTTCGTGAGAGCATCCACAGGGTTCTAACCACGGTCCTTGGATTGAGTAGTGGTGCTGCCCGTTACTTAGTAAGCGATGGTCACCTCAATGTGATGCAACTTATCGAAATGTTTTCTCCTCCGGGTGATCTTACGGACATAGCTTATGAAACTCAGTGCATGACTGTCCTTTGCATGTGCCTGCTCGCGGCCTATCTTTTGGTACCCTCCACTGGTCATGCTAGTTTAGCTCTGGTCAGCATTGCCGTTCAAATTGAGGCTCGAAAGGACGTGATCCCCATGGTTTTGGCTGAGACATTGATGGGTTTGGACAAAGTTTGCTCTGGAGAGGCTGAAGCTTTCGGGATAGTCCTCTCCTCCTACAGGTTGGCTTCTCACTTAGCTCTCCCTTTTCGGGTTTTTCCCacattctcattttacctcaatGCTCGATTCGGCTTTCTAtggtttcttacttgtttttctctctttggtAGATCTGGCTTTGTGATAGGGTGAATGTGTTGACCATTCCTCCCGGCAATTGGGCATATGAGGCTAGATTGTTGTCCCTCCGATGCTTTGAGTTCGAGGACAGGTGCGTTCTTGAGTTGGTCAACTTCTTTAGGCGTCTGCGAGCAGAGATAGTTTCGTGGAGGCGTTCATGGCTAGATTGCCCTCCTATGACTGTGCACTTCATGGGCCCCTAGTGGGTCGTCCTTGCTGGTTTGGAGGCCTTTACTTTCTATATCCCATACCGGATTCAGCGTCAGCTTGGCCTTAGACAGGAGGCCCCTGCAGAGGTCATGGTCGATGTTGTTTTGCCCTTATTTCTCCACTCCATTCTTTGCAACTATCAGCGGCTTTGGAGAACTCGTGAAGTGACTGATGCACATCCTTACCCATCCGTGATGGTTCGTAGGAGCTGTCGGAAATGGCTTAAGAGGGATATTGCCGCGAGGGCTGGGGCCCAAGGAAACTAACTCAATCCTACTACCCTAATTACGGAATAAATTGTGGACCCTGTTTTCATTATGTTGctcttttattttcaaaagtCATGCTCAGCCTTATGCACTATAAGCAGTTATCATAATAAAATGAGTCGTGGAGGGTTTCCCCTTTCTTGATTCAATGCTTTGAATTCTTGCAacctaaatttttattttgattgatcaTGACCAGGCCTTAGAgtaaggctgcctacgtatccttatGGTAAAGGAATCGGGTCATAACGTAGTTCAGGTTAAGGTTCGCTCTGAtttttgacactctccttttgcgctctaaattttgcctagtaccccCCTTTCGGATTTTCAGTCTAGCGAGCTCATttattgcatgccttaatttttgcctaggacgcccttgcgggttttcatcctagcaggcttttgctctaacttttgcctgggtCTGCCCGCCCTTGCAGTTTTCAGCCCAGCGAGCTTTTCTCAGGGATAATAGCGCTtaagttgatccaggttgaccaaagttgaaaattcaTTTCCGTCCAAGTCAATGAGTTGCGTAGCTCctccggataggatggtcttgatgatgtacggcCCAGACCACTTTGGTCAGAACTCCCCGCGTGGATCATAGACTGGGGCCCGGATTTCCTTTAAGACCATGTCGCCTTCTGCTAAGTCCTTAGGCCTTACTTTCTTATTGAACACACAAGCAATCCTTCTCTAATACCCCTAAATATGATAGAGAGTCCTTAACCGACGCTCACCAAACAACATGAGCTCTTCAAATCGATTGCTCAACCATTTTGCCTCCTGGACCTCACACTCGATCATAGTCTGAAGAGATGGAACTTCCAACTCAATGGGAACTACAGCCTCCATACCATAAACTAGAGAGTAAAGAGTTACCCCCATTGGTGTACGTATGGATGTGCGATATCCCCATAATGCTAGCGGTAATtgctcatgccaatctcttGTGGATTGAATGGTCTTTTCCAAAATAGCTTTGATTGTCTTATTGGTTGCTTCCACGGCCCCGTTGGTCTGCAGCCAATAGGTGGTTGACTTGTGTACTTGAACTTGGAACTCATTCAAGACTTCCCTGGctcttcccttgaaatgaacccCATTGTCAGATACGAACGCCTGAGGAACTCCATACCGATAGATGACGTTTTGTTTGATAAAGTGTGCGAGCTGAACTGTAGTTAGAGTGGCGTAAGAACCAACTTCCACCCATTTCATGAAGTAATCAATGTCTACTAAAATGAATTTATGGCCATTGGACGCAGCTGGTACAATTCTTTCGGTGACGTCGATTCCCCATACTAAGAAAGGCCACGGTGAGGTCATTTGATGCAGTTCGGAGGGCGGGACATGCGTGAGGTTGGCATGGACCTGGCACTTGTGGCAACACCGCACGTATTCCACACATTCTGTCTAAGGATCTTCTTAGCAAGCATCATGCCGTTCATGTGAGGGCCGCACACACCTTCTTGAATCTCTTCCATCACCCTTCTTACTTCTGCACCATAGACACATAATTTGTGCATGCCACAATGTGACCTTCGATACAAATTTCCTCcgcagatgatgtattgagccGCCATCCTTCGGAGGGCAATCTTGTCTTTCTTACTTGCTTCAATGGGGTATTCTCCTTTTTCCACGAACCTCCAAATGTCGTAATACCAGGGGTGACCATCATCGGGCTCGTCAATAGTCATGACATGTTGATATACCGGCGTATCTCTTTGTTCGATCACAATCGGCCTTAGCTTCACACCGAGAGGGAGTTCGACCATAGATGCTAAGGTCGCCAAGGCATCTGCGAATCGATTTTTGAGTCTCGGCACAtgagtgaaagtcaccttattgaaatGGGGGATGAGATCTTCGAGGTCCTGATGGTATGGCTTCAGTTTTTCCTCCTTGACTTTCCAGTCCCCGTTGGCCTGTGACACTAACAAGTTAGAATCTCCCACCACTTCCAATTTCTCTATGCCGATCTCAATTGCTACTTCCATTCCCACAATGCAAGCCTCATATTAcgcttgattattggtaaccTCAAAGTTTAGGTTGAAGGCGAGTGGGATGTGAGACCCGTCGGGTGCTATTAATAGTACACCAATTCCAAACCCCTTCTAATTTGCAGCACCATGGAAGTATAACCTCCAAACATCCTCAGCCAGAGTCATTACATCTTCATCGGGAAACTGAAACTCAACATCTTCACCTCCCTTGACTGGGCAGTCGGCCAGGAATTCAGCAACAGCGCTCCCCTTTACAGATTTCCCGGTAACATATATTAATTCGAATTCTGCTAGCATTAGTAACCATCGTGCCATCCTCCCGgtgagagctggtttctcaaacaagtacttgagagggtccattcgagaaatcaacctTACTGGGTAGGCTAGCATATAATGTCTCAACTTTTTAGAAGCCCAAACGAGTGCCCAGCATGTTTTCTCCAGCGGAGTATAACGCTCTTCGCATCCCACCATTTTTTTGCTCAGATAGTAGAcagccctttcaaccccatcgtcTCCTTCCTGTGCCAACATACACCCCATGGAGGACGGAGTGACTGATaggtataggatcaaaggttttcccaACACAGGGGGTGTCAACACTGGCGGACTCCGTAGATAAGCTCGGATTGCTTCAAAAGCTGTTTGGCACTTATCGTCCCATTTGAACGGCACACCCTTCTTGAGCAAACGGAAGATTGGTTCACAAGTCGAAGTTAGATTGGTAATGAATCGACTAATAAGCTGTACCTTGCCGAGAAAACTCCTCACATCCTTCTCTGACCGTGGCAGTTCCGTTTCTAGAATGGCCTTGATTTTTGACGGGTCAACTTCAATACCACGAGTGGTAATCATGAATCCGAGCATTTTTCCAGTTGTGACCCCGAACGTGCATTTTGCTGGATTAAGGCGCATCTTATACTTCCTGATCCTTTTGAAGAACTTCTTGAGTGCAAGCAGGTGCCCTTCTCGTTCCTTGGCTTTGacaatcatgtcatcaacatagactTCCACTTCTTTGTGGATCATCTCATGCAACAAGGTCGTGGCGGCCCACTGGTAAGTAGATCCTGCATTCTTTAATCCGAAAAGCATTACCCAATAGCAAAAAGTTCCCTATTTAGTGACAAACGTGGTTTTCTCTAGATCTTTTGGGGCCATTAGGATCTGGTTGTATCCTAAAAAGCCATCCATGAAGGAAAGTAAAGCATGCCCAGTAGTGTTGTCAACTAGCACATCGATGTGAGCCAAGGGAAAGTCATCTTTTGGACTTACTTTGTTGAGATCCTTGAAATCAGCTCAGACCCTAATCCTGCCATCCTTTTTAGGGATGGGAACAATATTTGCGACCCATTGTGGATATTCGGTTACCATTAGAAACCCTGCATCGATTTGTTTAGTGACTTCTTCCTTTGTCTTAAGCACCCAATCAGGTCTCATGCGTATTAGTTTCTGTTTTACGGGTTTTGCATCAGGATAAAGGGCGATCCGGTGTTCCACAATTTCGGGATTGATTCCG
This region includes:
- the LOC131306840 gene encoding uncharacterized protein LOC131306840, whose amino-acid sequence is MEVAIEIGIEKLEVVGDSNLLVSQANGDWKVKEEKLKPYHQDLEDLIPHFNKVTFTHVPRLKNRFADALATLASMVELPLGVKLRPIVIEQRDTPVYQHVMTIDEPDDGHPWYYDIWRFVEKGEYPIEASKKDKIALRRMAAQYIICGGNLYRRSHCGMHKLCVYGAEVRRVMEEIQEGVCGPHMNGMMLAKKILRQNVWNTCGVATSARSMPTSRMSRPPNCIK